In Drosophila yakuba strain Tai18E2 chromosome 2R, Prin_Dyak_Tai18E2_2.1, whole genome shotgun sequence, a single genomic region encodes these proteins:
- the LOC120321127 gene encoding uncharacterized protein LOC120321127, with protein MARNENKTQTESGSEQGKWKWQENSNHKLGIYLRSVNDYHLKCARLPPKNQLLEKAQPTNQPSGWFWVTRRTRQQKE; from the coding sequence ATGGctcgaaatgaaaataaaacacaaacagaatCTGGCAGCGAgcaaggaaaatggaaatggcaggaaaattcaaatcacaAACTCGGTATTTATTTGCGAAGCGTAAATGATTACCACTTAAAATGTGCTCGACTGCCACCTAAAAACCAATTGTTGGAAAAAGcacaaccaaccaaccaaccgagTGGGTGGTTCTGGGTGACTCGAAGGACACGGCAGCAGAAGGAGTAA
- the LOC6530858 gene encoding toll-like receptor 7 — translation MAAILLLLLGFSWSLAVESALAPKDSESSASAMLGAGTGAAATVSLSGDYSSLLSNVPAASPVPANPSQHSGPANQCSWSYNGTSAVHCALRLIERQPGLDLQGADGSSQLTIQCNELYLFESSLPVAVFARLQTLEALRLDSCKLLQLPNNAFEGLATLKSLRLSTHNSEWGPTRTLELFPDSLGGLKQLTDLDLGDNNLRQLPSGFLCPVGNLQVLNLTRNRIRTAEQLGFADMNCGAGSGSAGSELQVLDASHNELRSISESWGISRLRRLQHLNLAYNNLSELSGEALAGLASLRIVNLSNNHLETLPEGLFAGSKELREIHLQQNELYELPKGLFHRLEQLLVVDLSGNQLTSNHVDNTTFAGLIRLIVLNLAHNALTRIDYRTFKELYFLQILNLRNNSIGHIEDNAFLPLYNLHTLNLAENRLHTLDDKLFNGLYVLSKLTLNNNLISVVEPAVFKNCSDLKELDLSSNQLNEVPRALQDLAMLRTLDLGENQIRTFDNQSFKNLHQLTGLRLIDNQIGNITVGMFQDLPRLSVLNLAKNRIQSIERGSFDKNFELEAIRLDRNFLADINGVFATLVSLLWLNLSENHLVWFDYAFIPSNLKWLDIHGNYIEALGNYYKLQEEIRVKTLDASHNRITEIGPMSIPNTIELLFINNNLIGNVQPNAFVDKANLARVDLYANQLSKLQLQQLRVAPVVAPKPLPEFYLGGNPFECDCTMDWLQRINNLTTRQHPRVMDMANIECVMPHARGAAVRPLSGLRPQDFLCRYESHCFALCHCCDFDACDCEMTCPSNCTCYHDQIWSTNVVDCGGQQTTELPRRVPMDSSVVYLDGNNFPVLKNHAFIGRKNLRALYVNGSQVAAIQNRTFASLASLQLLHLADNKLRTLHGYEFEQLSALRELYLQNNQLTTIENATLAPLAALELIRIDGNRLVTLPIWQMHATHFGTRLKSISLGRNQWSCRCQFLQALTSYVADNALIVQDAQDIYCMAASSGAGSAALEDSSSNSVSLEKRELDFNATGAACTDYYSGGSMLQHGIPESYIPLLAAALALLFLLVVIAMVFAFRESLRIWLFAHYGVRVFGPRCEESEKLYDAVLLHSAKDSEFVCQHLAAQLETGRPPLRVCLQHRDLAHDATHYQLLEATRVSRRVVILLTRNFLQTEWARCELRRSVHDALRGRPQKLVIIEEPEVAFEAESDIELLPYLKTSAVHRIRRSDRHFWEKLRYALPVDYPTFRGNNYTLELDHHNHERVKQPASPGLLYRQAPPPAYCGPADGVGIGAVPQAVPVNASVPAEQNYSTATTATPSPRPQRRGEQSGSGSGGNHHLHAQYYQHHGMRPPSEHIYSSIDSDYSTLDNEQHMLMMPGAPGGLAMEAAQRAQTWRPKREQLHLQQAQAGTLGSKASQSAHQQQQQQNPTAVSGQQQGPHVQAYLV, via the coding sequence ATGGCGGCaatcctgctgctcctgctcggGTTCTCCTGGAGTCTAGCGGTCGAATCCGCCCTGGCGCCCAAGGATAGCGAATCGAGTGCCAGCGCGATGTTAGGCGCCGGAACAGGAGCCGCTGCCACGGTATCGCTATCCGGCGACTACTCCTCGCTGCTGTCCAATGTGCCGGCAGCCTCGCCAGTTCCGGCCAATCCATCGCAGCACAGCGGTCCGGCCAACCAGTGCTCCTGGTCGTACAACGGCACCAGTGCGGTGCACTGCGCCCTGCGTCTCATTGAGCGACAGCCTGGTCTGGATCTCCAGGGCGCCGATGGCAGCAGCCAGTTGACTATACAGTGCAACGAGCTCTACCTCTTTGAATCCTCACTGCCGGTGGCAGTATTCGCCAGATTGCAGACCCTGGAGGCACTGCGTCTGGACTCGTGCAAGCTGCTCCAGTTGCCCAACAATGCCTTCGAGGGATTGGCCACTCTGAAATCCCTGCGCTTGAGCACACACAACAGTGAGTGGGGTCCAACGAGGACCCTGGAGCTCTTCCCCGACTCCCTCGGTGGTTTGAAACAACTCACCGATCTGGATTTGGGCGACAACAATCTGCGTCAGCTGCCCTCCGGCTTCCTCTGTCCGGTGGGCAATCTGCAGGTGCTGAATCTCACCCGCAATCGCATTCGCACTGCCGAACAGCTGGGATTCGCGGACATGAACTGCGGCGCGGGCTCTGGAAGTGCTGGCAGTGAACTGCAGGTACTGGACGCCAGTCACAACGAGTTAAGATCCATCAGCGAGAGCTGGGGAATTTCCCGACTACGGAGATTGCAGCACCTGAATCTTGCCTACAACAATCTATCGGAACTTTCTGGGGAGGCGTTAGCTGGTTTAGCTTCTCTGAGAATAGTCAATCTGAGTAATAACCACCTGGAGACACTGCCGGAAGGACTTTTTGCTGGTTCCAAGGAACTTCGGGAGATTCACCTGCAGCAGAACGAGCTCTACGAGCTGCCCAAGGGATTGTTCCATCGCCTGGAGCAACTTTTGGTTGTGGACTTGTCCGGTAACCAGCTGACCTCCAATCACGTGGATAACACCACCTTTGCCGGCCTTATTCGACTTATTGTGCTGAATCTGGCCCATAATGCTCTGACTCGAATTGATTATCGCACCTTCAAAGAGCTGTACTTCCTGCAGATCCTGAACTTGCGAAACAACTCCATTGGCCACATCGAGGATAATGCCTTCCTGCCGTTGTACAATCTGCACACCCTCAACCTGGCCGAGAATCGCCTGCACACCCTGGATGATAAACTATTCAATGGGTTGTATGTACTGTCGAAGTTGACGCTCAACAATAATCTCATCAGCGTGGTCGAGCCTGCTGTGTTCAAAAACTGCTCGGATTTGAAGGAGCTGGACCTGAGCTCTAACCAGCTGAATGAGGTACCTCGTGCCCTGCAGGATTTGGCCATGTTGCGCACTCTCGACCTGGGCGAGAATCAAATCCGTACCTTCGACAACCAGAGCTTTAAGAATCTGCACCAGCTGACGGGTCTACGGCTGATAGACAATCAGATTGGCAACATAACAGTGGGCATGTTTCAGGATCTGCCCAGGCTTAGTGTTCTGAACTTGGCCAAGAACCGCATACAGAGCATCGAGCGGGGATCCTTCGACAAGAACTTCGAGTTGGAGGCCATTCGCCTGGACAGGAATTTCCTTGCGGACATAAATGGAGTTTTCGCTACACTAGTTTCTCTGCTGTGGTTAAATCTTTCGGAGAACCATTTGGTGTGGTTTGATTACGCATTCATCCCATCGAACCTGAAATGGCTGGATATCCATGGAAACTATATCGAGGCCCTCGGTAATTACTACAAGCTTCAGGAGGAGATTCGAGTAAAAACGCTGGATGCCTCGCACAATCGCATCACAGAAATTGGACCAATGTCGATTCCAAACACAATAGAGCTGCTGTTCATCAACAACAATCTCATTGGAAATGTGCAGCCCAATGCCTTTGTGGATAAGGCAAATCTGGCCCGAGTGGATCTCTATGCCAATCAGCTGAGTAaactgcagttgcaacagTTGCGAGTGGCTCCAGTGGTGGCTCCCAAACCATTGCCAGAGTTTTACCTGGGCGGTAATCCGTTCGAGTGCGACTGCACCATGGACTGGCTGCAGAGGATTAACAACTTGACCACCCGTCAGCATCCGAGGGTGATGGATATGGCCAACATTGAGTGCGTGATGCCTCACGCCCGCGGTGCTGCAGTGCGTCCTTTGAGTGGCCTGCGTCCGCAGGACTTCCTCTGCCGCTACGAGTCGCATTGTTTCGCCCTATGTCACTGCTGTGACTTTGATGCCTGCGATTGCGAGATGACGTGTCCGAGTAATTGCACCTGCTACCACGACCAAATCTGGTCCACGAATGTTGTCGACTGTGGTGGCCAACAGACCACGGAGCTGCCACGGCGCGTTCCCATGGATTCCAGTGTGGTGTACCTCGACGGCAACAATTTCCCTGTGCTGAAGAATCATGCATTTATCGGGCGCAAGAACCTGCGAGCTCTCTATGTGAATGGCAGCCAGGTGGCGGCTATACAAAATCGCACCTTTGCCAGCCTGGCCtcgctgcagttgctccatCTGGCCGATAATAAGCTGCGCACCCTTCATGGCTACGAGTTCGAGCAGCTTTCCGCATTGAGGGAGCTGTATCTGCAGAATAACCAACTGACGACCATTGAGAACGCCACTCTGGCACCATTGGCCGCCTTGGAGCTAATCCGCATTGATGGCAACCGTCTGGTTACTCTTCCCATTTGGCAGATGCACGCCACCCATTTCGGCACAAGATTAAAATCCATCAGCTTGGGCAGGAATCAATGGAGCTGCAGATGTCAGTTCTTGCAGGCCCTCACATCGTATGTGGCGGATAATGCCCTGATTGTCCAGGATGCCCAGGATATCTACTGCATGGCCGCCAGTTCGGGAGCTGGTAGTGCTGCACTGGAAGATAGCAGCTCGAATTCGGTATCCCTAGAGAAGAGAGAGCTGGACTTTAACGCCACAGGTGCTGCATGTACTGATTACTACTCTGGTGGGTCAATGCTGCAGCATGGTATCCCAGAATCATATATTCCCTTGCTGGCTGCTGCACTGGCTCTTCTCTTCCTGCTCGTGGTCATCGCCATGGTCTTTGCCTTCCGCGAATCCTTGAGGATCTGGCTGTTTGCCCATTACGGCGTTCGCGTGTTCGGACCACGTTGCGAGGAGTCGGAGAAGCTCTACGATGCCGTGCTCCTGCATTCCGCCAAGGATTCGGAGTTCGTGTGCCAGCACTTGGCCGCCCAGCTGGAAACCGGACGACCACCACTGAGGGTCTGTCTACAGCACCGAGACCTGGCCCATGATGCCACCCACTATCAGCTCTTGGAGGCGACAAGAGTCTCCCGCCGAGTGGTCATCCTGCTCACCCGGAACTTCCTTCAAACGGAGTGGGCCCGCTGTGAGCTACGACGGTCGGTTCATGATGCCCTGCGTGGAAGGCCCCAGAAACTGGTGATCATCGAAGAGCCCGAGGTCGCCTTCGAGGCGGAGAGCGATATTGAGCTGCTGCCCTATCTGAAAACATCAGCAGTTCATCGAATCCGGCGCTCGGATCGCCACTTCTGGGAGAAGCTGCGCTACGCCCTGCCCGTGGACTATCCCACATTCAGGGGCAACAACTACACGCTGGAGCTGGACCATCACAACCACGAGCGGGTGAAACAGCCGGCAAGTCCCGGCCTGCTCTATCGCCAGGCTCCGCCACCCGCCTACTGTGGCCCAGCGGATGGAGTTGGAATCGGTGCTGTTCCACAAGCTGTACCAGTGAATGCCTCTGTTCCCGCGGAACAGAACTACTCCACGGCCACCACGGCCACACCCAGTCCTAGGCCGCAGCGAAGAGGAGAGCAGTCGGGATCTGGATCAGGTGGAAACCATCACCTGCACGCCCAGTACTACCAGCATCACGGGATGCGTCCGCCATCGGAGCACATATACTCCAGCATCGACTCGGACTACTCGACCCTGGATAACGAGCAGCACATGCTGATGATGCCGGGCGCACCGGGTGGACTTGCCATGGAAGCAGCCCAGAGGGCACAGACCTGGCGACCCAAGAGGGAGCAGCTGCATCTTCAGCAGGCCCAGGCCGGAACACTGGGCTCCAAGGCGAGCCAGTCCgcccatcagcagcagcagcaacaaaatccGACAGCCGTGTCCGGACAACAGCAGGGACCCCATGTTCAGGCGTATCTGGTGTAA